In Phyllobacterium zundukense, one DNA window encodes the following:
- a CDS encoding cysteine hydrolase family protein — translation MQNIHGLAIPETLAEATRPETTALVVYDMQIGILRQLEEGPAILERVLQTVQIARSAGIRIFFMRHMSLPTRMAGVFQFRQMMAWQRKSAAEDVHPWFLRDSPGFALAPELEVRDDEAIFDKITFSAFEGTPLAIAMRDCGLKSFLICGIATEIGIEPTVRHGADLGLIPIVVTDACGGGDAEAADRAMASMKYMGDAMLCTVEDLSAVWG, via the coding sequence ATGCAGAATATCCATGGTCTTGCTATTCCTGAAACCCTCGCCGAAGCAACAAGGCCCGAGACAACTGCGCTTGTCGTCTACGACATGCAGATTGGAATCTTGCGCCAGCTGGAGGAAGGACCGGCCATCCTGGAGCGCGTATTGCAAACCGTGCAGATCGCCCGGTCCGCAGGTATACGCATCTTCTTCATGCGGCACATGTCGTTGCCAACGCGGATGGCGGGTGTATTTCAGTTCCGGCAGATGATGGCCTGGCAGCGCAAATCGGCGGCCGAGGATGTTCATCCCTGGTTCTTGCGCGACAGTCCCGGCTTTGCCCTCGCCCCGGAACTCGAGGTCCGCGACGACGAAGCCATCTTCGACAAGATCACCTTCTCGGCCTTCGAAGGGACGCCCCTGGCGATTGCCATGCGCGATTGCGGCCTGAAGAGTTTTCTTATCTGCGGCATCGCCACCGAAATCGGCATCGAACCCACGGTCCGCCACGGCGCCGATCTTGGCCTTATCCCCATCGTGGTAACGGACGCGTGCGGCGGCGGCGATGCCGAGGCAGCGGACAGGGCGATGGCGAGCATGAAATATATGGGGGATGCAATGCTTTGCACAGTGGAAGATCTGTCCGCCGTCTGGGGCTGA